AATAGAAGCTGTTAGAAGAGGTATAAACTGAGTTATCTCAGCTTTAGAGAGATATCTTGCAACTATATTTCATGCATCTACAACAATGCTCTTAGCATATTCCTATAAAAATAGATTTTCGATAAAGGCAGTAATAGTGTTATGTATACTTCATGGAATAATAAATAGTTTTGCATCATACTATCAATTTACAGGGTCTATCATAGCTGTTATGATAAGCTATATAATGCTTCTAGCTTCATCTATATACATATTACAATATCTAATTCCTAGGATTAGAACAGTTTTAAAGCAGTAGAATATAATTCATGGTATCATAATACTAATTGTGATAGGTTTTAATTAGTCTAAATAGTTCATCTTCCACCTCTACATGTTCTATACATATTTTATTGCTATCTCTTAGCATCTCTACTAAACACCTACCTCTATTCTTTACAACACCTATTGCTCTTGCCTCAATACCAATACTTTTAAGAAGATTTATAGCATCTTCAACTCTATCTCTTGGTACTGTTGCTAATAGTGTACCTGAACTTATTAATCTAAGTGGATCTAGACCAAGTTTTTTACATATAATCCTTGTCTCTTCTCTTATAGGAATCTCGTTAAGCCATAGCTCTATGGTTTTATTTGATGCATATGCTATCTCTGTAACTCCGCCTATTACACCACCTTCTGTAGGATCATGCATAGATGTAACAAGACCTTTTTCAGCCAAGGCTAGAGCTTCCTTAACAATACTCACCTCTTCGATAAATCTAGCACATCTCTCTAGAATATGTGTATCTACACCTCTATCGATAAGCTCCTTAGCAAAGTCTGTACATAGTATAGATGTTCCTTCAAGAGCTACAGCCTTAGTAGCTATGAGTATATTACCCTCTCTTGCACCAGAGGTTGTAACAATCTTATTTCTATGCCCTATGCCTATCATGGTCATTCCAGCAAGAGGTCTATCAATACCTGTAGTTGTCTCCGTATGTCCACCTACAACCATTATCCCAAGTTCTTTTGCAGCTCTATCTATCTGATCACTTATCTTATCAACAATGCTAATCACATCACTAGTCTCTGGAATGAATAAAGAGATTAGAAACCATCTAGGTCTAACCCCTCTCACAGCAATATCATTAGCAGCTATATGTACAGCAAGCCATCCGAGCATCTCAATAGATCCAGATATAGCATCACTATGAACTACCAAAACCTTATCATCACCTATATCTATTATCGATGCGTCTTCCCCTATAGCTGGTCCCACAATTACAGATGGATCTAAGACACCTATTCTTCTAAATATCTTTGACTCTAAAATACTTGGTGAAAGCTTCATTATATACACCTAAAATAATATTTTTAGACTAAAGATATTATCTATTTAGAACTATTCGATTAATATATTCGAAAAATGCTTAAAGCTTATTCTAATACTATGTAGCTGAAATGTGATGCCATATGAATGGTAAAGGATATCTCCTACCACTATTCATAGTACTAGTCTTTATAGCCACAATAGCTTTACAGATATATACCCCTGCAACAAAAGGCTATTTCAATCTAGGTGAAACAGCTATATATACAATAGCAGCACTATCAACACCTCTAGCCTCTGGAATTGCTGCTGGAGTAGGCTCTGCTTTAGCAGATCTTGTTACTGGCTACTGGTATTTTGCCCCCGGTACCCTTGTTATAAAGTTTGTAGAGGGTTATGTAGCATCATATGCTATGAGAAAACTTAGGAAAAGCCCCATATGGTTCAATAAGGCTCTCTCCATATCTACTGGTACTATTGTTGGAGCTTTATTTGGTGGTATAGCATGGCTAACTCTTAGTGGAACTTCAGAGGTATCCTCATTTCCACTATCTATCCTAGGTATACAAATAACGCTTATGTATAGTGAAATCTGGATTCATCCAATGATATGGATAATACTTGCAGCTATATCTATAGCTATCGTAACATATTTAACCATTAGAGGGAGAAGAGGACATGCATATCTAGCAACATCAATGGTTCTAGGAGGACTTTGTATGGTCTTAGGCTACTTTCTCTATGAATACTTCTTTTCAAATCCAGTAATACTAAATCTCCCACCAGAAGGAGCATTTGCAGAAATACCTGTGAATCTT
Above is a genomic segment from Ignisphaera aggregans DSM 17230 containing:
- a CDS encoding conserved hypothetical protein (KEGG: tsi:TSIB_0076 hypothetical protein~SPTR: C6A0J9 Putative uncharacterized protein) yields the protein MLLAYSYKNRFSIKAVIVLCILHGIINSFASYYQFTGSIIAVMISYIMLLASSIYILQYLIPRIRTVLKQ
- a CDS encoding protein of unknown function DUF1393 (InterPro IPR009825~KEGG: smr:Smar_0186 hypothetical protein~PFAM: protein of unknown function DUF1393~SPTR: A3DKY9 Putative uncharacterized protein~PFAM: Protein of unknown function (DUF1393)), with the protein product MNGKGYLLPLFIVLVFIATIALQIYTPATKGYFNLGETAIYTIAALSTPLASGIAAGVGSALADLVTGYWYFAPGTLVIKFVEGYVASYAMRKLRKSPIWFNKALSISTGTIVGALFGGIAWLTLSGTSEVSSFPLSILGIQITLMYSEIWIHPMIWIILAAISIAIVTYLTIRGRRGHAYLATSMVLGGLCMVLGYFLYEYFFSNPVILNLPPEGAFAEIPVNLGQMIAGVVFGVPTANFVLEALGVEDKG
- a CDS encoding AIR synthase related protein domain protein (COGs: COG0309 Hydrogenase maturation factor~InterPro IPR010918:IPR000728~KEGG: tpe:Tpen_1667 AIR synthase-like protein~PFAM: AIR synthase related protein domain protein; AIR synthase related protein~SPTR: A1S0T2 AIR synthase related protein domain protein~PFAM: AIR synthase related protein, N-terminal domain; AIR synthase related protein, C-terminal domain) codes for the protein MKLSPSILESKIFRRIGVLDPSVIVGPAIGEDASIIDIGDDKVLVVHSDAISGSIEMLGWLAVHIAANDIAVRGVRPRWFLISLFIPETSDVISIVDKISDQIDRAAKELGIMVVGGHTETTTGIDRPLAGMTMIGIGHRNKIVTTSGAREGNILIATKAVALEGTSILCTDFAKELIDRGVDTHILERCARFIEEVSIVKEALALAEKGLVTSMHDPTEGGVIGGVTEIAYASNKTIELWLNEIPIREETRIICKKLGLDPLRLISSGTLLATVPRDRVEDAINLLKSIGIEARAIGVVKNRGRCLVEMLRDSNKICIEHVEVEDELFRLIKTYHN